The genome window gcgcagtggatagagcgtcggactgggatgccgaggatccaggttcgagaccccgaggttgccagcttgagcgcgggctcatctggcttgagcaaaagctcaccagcttggacccaaggtcgctggctcaagcaaggggtcactcggtctgctgaaggcccgtggtcaaggcacatatgagaaagcaatcaatgaacaattaaggtgtcgcaatgtgcaacgaaaaactaatgattgatgcttctcatccctccattcctgtctgtctgtccctgtctatccctctctctgactctctctctgtctctgtaaaaaaaaaaaaaaaaaaaaagcccgggTTGGGCTGTGTGGAGGGCAGGGCCATGTACCTGCAGTGGACCACAATGGGCCCCATGCCCGTGGCTGTCTCGGGACTCTCCTCCACCTCCGCCACCAGGCGCAGCAGCGGCCCCGCTGACTCCGGGGTCTGGTGGTCAGGCCAGGCTGAGAAGAGGATGTGCTTCACTGACCGGCATGCCTCCTGGTGCTGGCACAGGGACAAGGCACGAGAGCGAGGGTCAGAGTGGAGGGCAAAGCTGGAATGACCCCGGGAGTGGTCATGGACCCTGAGCTGGTAAGGTCAGCTCTTTTTCCTGCTTTCCCCAGTCTATCCCACCCGCCTCCGAAGTGCTCAGAAGGAACCCTGGCTGGGAGAGGGGAcggtttctctctgcctccagctggCACGTGACTGGGCATGCATGCTCCTTCAGTTCATTTTCTTCACAGAGAAAATGGGGACAGTGCCGTCTCACTGGTTCACCTCCTGGGAGGTGAGAGGCTAATGGTAGATAGAAAAATGTtttgacacgtgaaacactgtcCTGTGACAGAAGGTGCTTTGAAACATGCTTCCACGTGCTGGTGTTTATCTCTCTCGGCCCCACTTCCCCTCAGTAGGTCTCCCTGTGCTCCCTACTTGTCTCACTGCTCTGCCCTGAGAGTAGCACTCATGCGCCTCTGTCCCTTGTGTCTCAAACACTTCCTGTAGATTTGGGTTCAAGAAGGTTAGAAGAGTCAACCAAGGCTCCCAGTGACAGAGGAGTGGGGACAGCCCCAGCACCCCATGGGCCAGGCCCATACCTGGATGGAGAGCTGCCGCACAGTGTATTCTGGGAGCTTTCTCTCCTCTTGGACGCAGATGCGGAAAGGCCCATATCTGTCCTCATCTATGGGCCAGTAGTGGACACATTTCtaggagggagggagctgggagtcagagggggagggggtctatcagctggggcagggccagggcagTAGAAAGGGGAGtggtcccccacccacccccacttcctctgCAGATGAGCTGCTCTTTCAAGCCCTCATTCTGGCTGGAAAGCCTCCACAGGGTGTATTTCAGGAACTTTTCTAAGAGGGGCAAGCTGGGCCTGCCTACAGGCGTTCCCAGCTCCCAGGAGAGTTGTGAGTGGCCTTGagtagaggtgtgtgtgtggggggtataGCCCTTTCTGGTTTCACCAAGGGTGTGACTCTGCCTCCTACCTCCTTGCTCTCTCGGAGCTGAGTGAGCATGACAATGAGCGACACTTTCTCCTGCCACACCATCTCCCAGAAGTCCAGCACAGTGTTGGGCATGGGGCCCTGGGTTGCAATGTAGACCTTCTCCTGCCCATCGTAGCCCTAGACAGGTGGGTGCCCCAAAGAGGGGTGGGGAACTGGTGAGAGGAGAGCTCTGGGCAAACCATGGCCTCTGCCGATCCTAGGATCAGGCTGACGCAAGGAGCATGTACACAGAGGCGCACAATGCAATatagacacatgcacacatagacacacacgtgcacacatagacacaTTCATCTGTAGATACATACACATGTAGCCATGTGTACGCACATGTAGACACGATGCACATATGCACACTGAGACATGCACGCACAGATACAAACACTAGAAGCACACGGTTAAAAGGACATGGGTTCTGGAGTGAGGACCATCGGGGTTCTGATCCCTGTCCTGCAGGACCACAAGCATGTCCCCCtgcttccctgagcctcagctttctcatatgtgaattGGGCATGCTCTATCTTACAGGAACATAATGCAGATTAGATTCAGAGAGTCCTGAGAGACTAGCTCCTATCAGATCCTCTTTAAATGCTTTCTCCTGGCACGGACTACGAAACTACTATccgatatttgttgaatgaatggcttGCTTTCCGTATTACTTCCACGTATTTACTAGCAACGTGAAGCACGGTCTCGCCAaccctcttttctccccttaaGAATTCTCAGCTTCCTGCTGCTCAAGACAGTGGTGAGATTTGGGTCTCTGTCCACCTGGTTTCTATTGGCAGATGAGAATCCTGTTCCTGAGTCCCAGCCTAACAGCTTCTCACCTCTCTGCACCTGACTGCTGTCCTACCACTTCTAGCCTCTAGAGGGCGCCACTTCACACATAGTACGTATTTAAGGCCCAGGGCAGGGGAATGCTGTGGAGGAACTGACCTCGCCCTGGCTCCTATGGCCTGATGTGAACCCTTTCTACAAAAGAGGGGCTGCGTGGGGAAAAGTTAAGGAGGGGGTGCCCGTCTGTGCCCACACCTCCCGTGAAGACCTAGGCCCTGGAGAGGCTGGGTACCTGTCTTAACCCGCCAACTCCCTCCCTGTCAGAGTTGGCAAGGATGAGGCAGTGGGTCCCTTCCTTCAGCTTGTTTAACCTCTGCTCTGTATTCTTGGGGGTGTTGTGGGGACTATTCAGCGTCTGGGCCAGCCTGGCAGGGCAGCCGTGAGTTGGAGCAGGGAGGTACTCCTGGGGATGTCCTCCAGCTGACCCCTCAGCCCCACACGGCCAGCCACTCACTCGGATGTAGTTGGCGTTGATGTAGTCTCCATCCTCTTGGCTCTGTGCCCGGCTTAGACAGACGCGGCTCTGGGGGTCTAAGGGGTCAATTCAGTGGGGGTCAGAGGTCAGAGGGTGACCTTTAAAAGCAGATCCGGCAGGGCCAGAGAGAGGTTCTCGCAGCACCTATGTGTAACTAGCAGATTATTTTCTGTGCAGACAACAGGGAGCCACTGTGCATTTTTGAGCAGTAGAGTGACGTGCTCAGAGCCATAATTTGGGGAGGCTGCAGGCACCATGCTGGGTGGGCTGGCAGGGATGGAGGTGGAGAGCAGAGACCTAACGTGATGTCACGTCCTTGGGGTGGAGGACAGGACTGCATCAGAGGAATGGGTAAGAAATGCTGTCGAGGAGGGAGATTTTCTGAGGGCAAATATGGGATTCTGGTGAGTGAGTTTCCTATAATCATGCACAGGTGAGTGCATGTGAGCCCCAGTCCCAGCAGGAGGCCAGCCCATGAGGCAGGGAGGGTGGACTCACTCCCCCAGTGCCTGCTTGGCTCTGGGCAGAGAGTCCCCATGTGCTGGGGAATCTCAGGCAGGAACCTCCCTtctctgggggctgggggccacTCCCTGGCCCACTGCCTTGCAGGCTGAGGCTGGGCCCTGGGAGACGAGGGTGGGCAGGAACCTGAGCTGAGCCCTCAAGAACGAATGTTGCCAGGCACATTGGCCAGATAAGACTGCTTAGAGgagtggggcagggagggagcatCACCAGGGCCTCTTGGTCACAGGCCCCCCTGCTGCCTCTGAAATGTAGCAGCTGCAGGTCCCAGGCCTGGCAAGCTCACAGCCCCAGGACCTCCCCAGCCTGCATCTTAGATTCTCCAAGACCCTCTCTGGGAGCCTTCCTGACGGTGTCTCTTCCCTTGCAGACCTTGGCTGGGGGTTCCTCACGTGGGAGGAAGAAGGTTTGGTGtcaatagctgtgtgaccttgggcaaggtctGCCGTGTTCCTgcgactcagtttccccacttgtaAAACGGTGATAATAATACCATAGCCCCCAGCAAGTGCCCACACATGTGAGGGGTTGATTCTCACTGATTCTTGTGTTACTGTGGCTCCCACCCTCCCCCTGCTGTGCAGCATTGGGGTGCCCGCTAAGAGTAGATGCTCTGCATGTGCTCGCTGTCTCCTCCCTGGCTGAGGCCATGCATTCTACCTTCTGAACGCCTCCAGCCCCAgggactgtgccactgcccgtGCTCCCCGCCATAGTCCTTACTTGGCAAAATGGTCTTGTATCGGTCCTTGGAGGCATGGCCAGGAATATCCAGGTCCTCGGGGTTGACAAAGTTTGGGGGGATCTTCTGGTGGAGGGAGGATATGAGTGAGCAGCCGACATCCCTGTCCAGCCCCCTTTCTCCTCCACCCTCTTCTAGTGGCACTGGGCCCTGACTGTCGGCCCGTCCTGGCAGCCACATGCAGGACTTGGTAGATGGAATGTAGAATAAAAGCGTGAAGCTGACTCCTCCCTAAACCTGGGGTTCTCCTCCTTAAGGGCCCAAAGGGGAGGACTGCCCACAGTGCCCAGGGTAGAACGGTGCCAGCCAGCTGCCTAGAAGGGCAGGGCGGACCCCATGTTCTTACCAAGAACTCCTCTTCCagctgctgggggctgggggactgGTGCTGCAGGGCCCAGCAGGTCAGGGGGTGTCCGGCTGTGCGCAGAAAGTGCAGGGTGATCTCCCGGGGTGTGTTCACAGAGCATATGGGCTCCACGGCCCCCAGGGACTGCACGTCCAGCACCAGGGCAACGCTGGAGCCCCGCCTATGGGCAGGCAGCAGGTGCCTGGTGAGTGCTCAGGACACTGGCTCTGCTTACAATTGTTCCTGCCATAGGACACATCTGAGGAGGCCTCTCCTGTTCACCCCGACCCAAGGCCCAGCGAGTTCCAGGGCTCAGGCCTCTTCACAAGCTCTTCTCCCTTGTCGGCCAGCACAGGGTGTCCAGGAGCCCAGCTGCCCACCTGACCACTTGTCCCACCCCAGACCTGGCCCCCAGAGCTTGGATCTAAATCCAGACCTAAGATGGCCTTTTGCCAGAGGCCCCTCAACCCAACCTGGGACTAGGACAAGGTTGCCACAAAACTCTGTGCCCCAGCATGTAAATTATATGCAAATTAATGTAAAAGAGCACATCGGGTTTCCTTTGCAGGCCACAGTTAACAGCTGAGAGCCCTCTGGACTCAGCATCAGGGCAAGTGGCGTGAAGAATGGaggggacagcctgaccaggcggtggcgcagtggacggagcgtcggactggatgcagaggacccaggttcgagacccggaggtcgccagctggagcgcgggctcatctggtttgagcagaagcccaccagcttgaacccaaggtcgctggttcgagctgaaggcccgcggtcaaggcacatatgagaaagcaatcaatgaacaactaaggtgttgcaacaacgcgtaatgaaaaaactaatgattgatgtttctcatctctctccgttcctgtctgtctctgtctatccctctctctgactcattctctgtctttgtaaaaagaataaaattaaaaaataaataaataaataaaaaatcttaggGGGGGGAAGAATGGAGGGGCCAGGGGGCAGGGCCAGGAAGGCTCCTCCCCTGGGAAGGGTCTCACCTCTCCTGCAGCCTCACATGCTTCTTGGCTGGTGCTTTGGCGGGCGGAGGCTGGGTCATGGCTGCCCCCAAAGACCAGGCCGGCAGTGGTGCTCTGAA of Saccopteryx bilineata isolate mSacBil1 chromosome 1, mSacBil1_pri_phased_curated, whole genome shotgun sequence contains these proteins:
- the PTPN7 gene encoding LOW QUALITY PROTEIN: tyrosine-protein phosphatase non-receptor type 7 (The sequence of the model RefSeq protein was modified relative to this genomic sequence to represent the inferred CDS: deleted 1 base in 1 codon), which gives rise to MIQACEGRFRAPLPAWSLGAAMTQPPPAKAPAKKHVRLQERRGSSVALVLDVQSLGAVEPICSVNTPREITLHFLRTAGHPLTCWALQHQSPSPQQLEEEFLKIPPNFVNPEDLDIPGHASKDRYKTILPNPQSRVCLSRAQSQEDGDYINANYIRGYDGQEKVYIATQGPMPNTVLDFWEMVWQEKVSLIVMLTQLRESKEKCVHYWPIDEDRYGPFRICVQEERKLPEYTVRQLSIQHQEACRSVKHILFSAWPDHQTPESAGPLLRLVAEVEESPETATGMGPIVVHCSAGIGRTGCFIATRIGCQQLKARGEVDILGIVCQLRLDRGGMIQTTEQYQFLHHTLALYAAQLPRKPSP